A portion of the Sulfurospirillum diekertiae genome contains these proteins:
- a CDS encoding bifunctional diguanylate cyclase/phosphodiesterase, with amino-acid sequence MNREVLMPFRNLKMVLSIIFIVAFSLLSLIIYYFDTLETEEERAKVYTTAVNYSYDIKLNLEHALSSTHTLQALLSQNDDFFIRNFERVSKNLLSEYPGVIELAIAPAGVIAQVAPLHGNEKALGLNLFEIETQKKESFLTRDSGKLTLAGPLELVQGGIGLVGRLPLFEDETKKEGFLGFVLAVIRISEIFDTVKGAHLEHEGLSYEVWRVHPDNKTKQIIASTSHSSLIDPVIYTFEVPNNTWTISMAPTKGWNNSPVLMVRELMAFVFALMLVSMVKLFIDLKMAKVALESKVLQTTDEKNVLARQLEIVLNAIPDLIWLKDPNGIYLMCNKAFERLYGAKEEDIIGKSDYDFVDYQQADFFRTHDIIAMDAHQSVRNEEELSFKGDGYNGFFETIKTPIYDQNSDLIGILGISRDISIRKENEEKIQKLEYFDPLTSLPNKLQLHLRLEHDLNIAQKQNEKLAVLFIDFDHFKNINDTLGHAVGDQLLVKVSNRLKTLLRQVDTLSRQGGDEFVVVLPGVSVDDTVHMAKRLLQAIEQPIKIADNELIITASIGIALYPDDGTDIDTLFKCADAAMYLAKQNGRNSYRFFTSEIQSRSARILSLENALRYAQVRGELSLHYQPQVSLCDGKIVGVEALLRWHHPEFGMISPCEFIPIAEESGQILLIGEWVMRTAAKAMKEWLDIGFPAMSVAVNLSAVQFHHAHLSKLVSSIIDEVNLPACYFEIELTESVTAQNPVHAIATMNELNAKGIRLSIDDFGTGYSSLSYLKRFKVYKLKIDQSFIRDISIDPEDREIVKTIIALGKSLGLKTIAEGVETKEQLDFLKENGCDEAQGYYFSKPLNVTDLEALLKHPEIILRKNSNNPQ; translated from the coding sequence GTGAATAGAGAAGTTTTGATGCCATTTCGCAACCTTAAAATGGTTCTGTCCATTATTTTTATAGTTGCATTCTCACTCTTATCGCTTATTATTTATTATTTTGATACTTTGGAAACTGAAGAAGAGCGTGCTAAAGTCTATACGACTGCGGTAAACTACAGTTATGACATTAAATTAAATCTCGAACATGCTCTCTCCTCAACCCACACACTTCAAGCACTGCTAAGCCAAAATGATGATTTTTTTATACGCAATTTTGAAAGAGTTTCGAAAAATCTTTTATCTGAATACCCTGGTGTCATTGAGCTTGCTATTGCACCTGCTGGTGTCATTGCTCAAGTTGCGCCTCTTCACGGTAATGAAAAAGCACTTGGACTGAATTTATTTGAAATAGAAACTCAAAAAAAAGAGTCATTTCTAACACGAGACAGTGGTAAACTGACCTTAGCGGGTCCTTTGGAGCTTGTGCAAGGCGGTATTGGTTTAGTCGGCCGTTTACCGCTTTTTGAAGATGAAACGAAAAAAGAGGGTTTTTTAGGGTTTGTTCTAGCCGTTATACGTATTTCAGAAATTTTTGATACAGTGAAAGGTGCACATTTAGAACACGAAGGACTCTCTTATGAAGTATGGCGTGTGCACCCCGATAACAAAACGAAACAGATCATTGCTAGCACAAGCCATTCTTCATTGATTGATCCTGTGATTTATACCTTTGAAGTCCCTAACAATACATGGACAATTAGCATGGCTCCAACAAAAGGATGGAATAATTCACCTGTTTTGATGGTACGAGAACTCATGGCATTTGTTTTCGCATTGATGTTAGTCTCTATGGTAAAACTATTTATTGATCTAAAGATGGCTAAAGTTGCTCTAGAATCCAAAGTGCTTCAAACAACAGATGAAAAAAATGTACTTGCGCGCCAATTAGAAATTGTTTTAAATGCTATTCCTGACCTTATATGGCTTAAAGATCCTAATGGCATCTATCTTATGTGTAATAAAGCATTTGAGCGTTTATATGGAGCAAAAGAAGAGGATATTATTGGCAAAAGTGATTATGATTTTGTGGACTATCAGCAAGCCGATTTTTTTAGAACACATGATATTATTGCAATGGATGCGCATCAATCTGTTCGTAATGAAGAAGAGCTCAGTTTTAAAGGCGATGGGTACAATGGCTTTTTTGAGACAATTAAAACACCTATCTATGATCAAAATAGTGATCTTATAGGCATACTTGGTATTTCACGCGATATTTCTATACGCAAAGAAAATGAAGAAAAAATCCAAAAACTTGAGTATTTTGATCCTCTTACCTCATTGCCCAATAAACTTCAATTACACTTGCGTCTTGAGCATGATCTTAACATTGCACAAAAACAAAATGAAAAGTTAGCAGTTTTATTTATTGACTTTGACCATTTTAAAAATATTAATGACACGCTAGGGCATGCTGTGGGTGATCAACTGTTGGTCAAAGTTTCGAATCGCTTGAAGACTCTTTTACGCCAAGTGGATACCCTTTCACGTCAAGGCGGCGATGAGTTTGTGGTTGTATTACCTGGTGTAAGCGTTGACGATACGGTGCATATGGCAAAACGACTTCTTCAAGCGATTGAACAGCCGATTAAGATTGCTGATAATGAGTTGATTATAACTGCTTCGATTGGTATTGCGCTTTATCCTGATGATGGGACAGATATTGATACCCTTTTTAAATGTGCTGACGCAGCAATGTATTTAGCAAAACAAAATGGCAGAAACAGTTATCGTTTCTTTACTTCTGAAATTCAAAGCCGTTCCGCTCGCATTTTAAGCTTAGAAAATGCACTACGTTATGCGCAAGTGAGAGGAGAACTTAGTCTGCATTATCAGCCGCAAGTTTCACTTTGTGATGGCAAAATTGTAGGAGTGGAAGCACTGCTTCGTTGGCATCATCCTGAGTTTGGTATGATTTCACCTTGCGAATTTATCCCTATTGCCGAAGAGAGTGGACAGATACTTTTGATTGGTGAATGGGTGATGCGTACTGCAGCTAAGGCTATGAAAGAGTGGCTTGATATTGGATTTCCAGCGATGAGTGTGGCCGTTAATCTCTCCGCTGTTCAATTTCACCATGCGCATCTTTCCAAACTTGTGAGTTCAATCATTGATGAGGTCAATCTTCCTGCGTGCTATTTTGAGATTGAATTGACAGAGAGTGTGACAGCACAAAACCCTGTTCATGCGATTGCGACGATGAATGAGCTTAATGCAAAAGGAATTCGTCTTTCTATCGATGATTTTGGCACGGGGTATTCATCGCTCAGTTATTTGAAGCGCTTTAAAGTCTATAAGCTCAAAATTGATCAGTCCTTTATTCGCGATATTAGTATTGACCCAGAAGATCGTGAAATCGTTAAAACGATTATTGCCTTGGGTAAGAGTTTAGGTTTGAAAACCATTGCAGAAGGTGTTGAGACTAAAGAGCAATTGGACTTTTTAAAAGAAAATGGATGTGATGAAGCTCAAGGGTATTACTTTAGCAAACCCTTGAATGTCACCGATCTTGAGGCGTTATTGAAACACCCCGAAATTATTTTGCGTAAGAACAGCAATAATCCGCAATAG
- a CDS encoding pyrimidine/purine nucleoside phosphorylase, with amino-acid sequence MEFKNVTVVKKANIYFDGKVVSYTVKFEDGTTKTLGCMQVGDYTFNTGAAEVMEFLSGELSVELPNQKEPLIIHSQATFEVPANSSFTLHVKSIADYCCSYAK; translated from the coding sequence ATGGAATTTAAAAATGTGACTGTCGTCAAAAAAGCCAATATCTATTTTGATGGTAAAGTCGTTAGTTATACCGTGAAATTTGAAGATGGCACGACCAAAACCCTTGGCTGTATGCAAGTAGGTGACTATACTTTTAACACTGGCGCTGCCGAAGTTATGGAATTTTTAAGTGGTGAATTGAGCGTCGAACTTCCTAACCAAAAAGAGCCTTTGATCATTCACTCTCAAGCAACATTTGAAGTGCCTGCAAACTCAAGTTTTACGTTACATGTAAAATCTATTGCGGATTATTGCTGTTCTTACGCAAAATAA